One region of Streptomyces davaonensis JCM 4913 genomic DNA includes:
- a CDS encoding extracellular solute-binding protein: MRTGRRRLRALAAAVTAALILLAGGWTDRVRTGAHDDPTKEVTIAFWHGWTSESEQQAVADNIARFERAHPNIHVDTVGGVTDAQIDTAMLSHGPDSPDVIASFSPHNVGRRCHSGGWADLDLFLDEAGIDPDETFPAALNDDTRVKDDRCRLPLLSDAFGLYYNKDLFARAGIKAPPRTMSELIETARRLTVHDGDSYRRLGIMPTWHTFEWTLARAGASYGARYFDDSGKAAMSNPRIAQLLADQRQLVGALGGYAKLEKYRATFGDEFGAHNPFRTGQVAMIFDGEWREGMARSAGVPFDIGAAPFPVADGQVEDYGKGYLSSTVIGIAGNSPKKNAAWELVKFMATDTEAVVSLSNAIHSVPSTYAALGSPHLRTTDNFDVFIAIAQHPKSSTTPAAPNGGAHRLALENFAHAYESGRTDDLADGLRAVDRQVERDIARAR, translated from the coding sequence ATGCGCACAGGACGGCGAAGACTCAGAGCACTCGCCGCGGCGGTCACCGCAGCCCTCATCCTCCTCGCCGGCGGCTGGACCGACCGGGTCCGCACAGGGGCGCACGACGACCCGACGAAGGAAGTCACCATCGCCTTCTGGCACGGCTGGACCAGCGAGAGCGAACAGCAGGCCGTCGCCGACAACATCGCACGGTTCGAGCGCGCCCACCCCAACATCCACGTGGACACGGTCGGCGGCGTCACCGACGCCCAGATCGACACGGCGATGCTGTCCCACGGCCCCGACTCCCCGGACGTGATCGCGTCGTTCAGCCCCCACAACGTCGGAAGGCGCTGCCACAGCGGAGGATGGGCGGACCTGGACCTCTTCCTCGACGAGGCGGGCATCGACCCGGACGAGACCTTCCCGGCGGCCCTCAACGACGACACCCGAGTCAAGGACGACAGGTGCAGGCTGCCTCTGCTCAGCGACGCCTTCGGCCTCTACTACAACAAGGACCTGTTCGCCCGCGCCGGCATCAAGGCGCCGCCGAGGACGATGTCCGAGCTCATCGAGACCGCACGCCGGCTGACGGTCCACGACGGTGACAGCTACCGCCGGCTCGGCATCATGCCGACCTGGCACACCTTCGAGTGGACCCTCGCCCGCGCCGGAGCCTCCTACGGCGCCCGGTACTTCGACGACTCGGGCAAGGCGGCGATGTCGAACCCGAGGATCGCCCAGTTGCTGGCCGACCAACGCCAATTGGTGGGCGCACTCGGCGGCTACGCCAAGCTGGAGAAGTACCGGGCCACGTTCGGGGACGAGTTCGGCGCCCACAACCCCTTCCGCACCGGCCAGGTCGCCATGATCTTCGACGGTGAGTGGCGCGAGGGCATGGCCAGGTCCGCGGGCGTGCCCTTCGACATCGGCGCCGCCCCCTTCCCCGTCGCGGACGGCCAGGTCGAGGACTACGGCAAGGGCTACCTGTCGAGCACGGTCATCGGCATCGCCGGCAACAGCCCCAAGAAGAACGCGGCCTGGGAGCTGGTGAAATTCATGGCCACGGACACCGAAGCCGTCGTAAGTCTCTCCAACGCCATCCACAGCGTGCCCTCCACCTACGCCGCACTCGGTTCGCCGCACCTCAGGACGACCGACAACTTCGACGTGTTCATCGCGATCGCCCAGCACCCGAAGTCCTCCACCACTCCCGCGGCACCCAACGGCGGCGCCCACCGGCTCGCCCTTGAGAACTTCGCCCACGCCTACGAGTCCGGCAGGACCGACGACCTGGCGGACGGACTGAGGGCCGTCGACCGCCAAGTCGAGCGGGACATCGCTCGGGCGCGGTGA
- a CDS encoding carbohydrate-binding protein, which translates to MLLSLLFTASPSSRAAVTAADYQAEDATISQGTVATNHLGYTGSGFVDYTNVTGSYVEFTVDAATTGTATLAFRYANGTTLNRPMNISVNGTVVASNLSFAPTANWDTWATRTATVTLTAGSNTVRATATTSNGGPNLDKLTPATTALPPGMAVAPYEYFGWGNPPSPTTVMAATGVKWFTLAFILSDGTCNPAWDGSRPLTGGDDQAKINAIRSAGGDIIVSIGGWSGAKLGEKCTSASALAGAYQKVINAYGLKVIDIDIENTEWASATVRQRVIDALKIIKTNNPGIKTIITFGTATTGPDTTGIDMINRAASSGLANDIWCIMPFDFGGGSTNMGTLTVQAMEGLKARVQTAYGYSDTTTYAHIGLSSMNGKTDVAGELVRITDFQTMLAYAQQHHIARLTYWSINRDRPCTTGSDGDSCSGVSQQQYDYLKVFAQYTG; encoded by the coding sequence CTGCTGTTGTCTCTGCTGTTCACGGCGTCGCCGTCCTCGCGTGCCGCCGTGACGGCCGCGGACTACCAGGCGGAGGACGCGACGATCTCGCAGGGCACGGTGGCGACGAACCACCTCGGCTACACGGGCTCCGGGTTCGTCGACTACACCAACGTCACCGGCTCGTACGTGGAGTTCACCGTCGACGCCGCCACCACCGGCACCGCGACCCTGGCCTTCCGCTACGCCAACGGCACCACCCTCAACCGGCCGATGAACATCTCCGTCAACGGCACGGTCGTGGCCTCGAACCTCTCCTTCGCGCCCACCGCGAACTGGGACACCTGGGCCACCCGGACGGCCACCGTCACCCTGACCGCGGGCAGCAACACCGTCCGCGCCACCGCGACCACCTCCAACGGCGGCCCCAACCTCGACAAGCTCACCCCCGCCACCACCGCCCTCCCGCCGGGCATGGCGGTGGCCCCCTACGAATACTTCGGCTGGGGCAACCCGCCCAGCCCCACCACCGTGATGGCCGCGACCGGCGTCAAGTGGTTCACCCTCGCCTTCATCCTCTCCGACGGCACCTGCAACCCGGCCTGGGACGGCTCCCGCCCGCTGACCGGCGGCGACGACCAGGCGAAGATCAACGCGATCCGGTCCGCCGGCGGCGACATCATCGTGTCCATCGGCGGCTGGAGCGGCGCGAAACTCGGCGAGAAGTGCACCAGCGCCTCGGCCCTCGCGGGCGCCTACCAGAAGGTCATCAACGCCTACGGCCTCAAAGTCATCGACATCGACATCGAGAACACCGAGTGGGCCAGCGCCACGGTCCGCCAGCGCGTGATCGACGCCCTGAAGATCATCAAGACCAACAACCCCGGCATCAAGACCATCATCACCTTCGGCACCGCAACCACCGGCCCGGACACCACCGGCATCGACATGATCAACCGCGCCGCCAGCTCCGGCCTGGCCAACGACATCTGGTGCATCATGCCCTTCGACTTCGGCGGCGGCAGCACCAACATGGGCACCCTGACCGTCCAGGCCATGGAAGGCCTCAAGGCCCGCGTCCAGACCGCCTACGGCTACAGCGACACCACCACCTACGCCCACATCGGCCTGTCCTCGATGAACGGCAAGACCGACGTGGCCGGCGAACTCGTCCGCATCACCGACTTCCAGACCATGCTCGCCTACGCCCAGCAACACCACATCGCCCGCCTCACCTACTGGTCCATCAACCGCGACCGCCCATGCACCACCGGGTCCGACGGCGACTCATGCAGCGGTGTCTCCCAGCAGCAATACGACTACCTCAAAGTCTTCGCCCAATACACAGGCTGA